TATGATTTCATACCTATGTGCGAATCAATTGTCCGACCAGATTTGGCAACCTCTTCTGATTACTTGACATGATTTCGACTTCATGATAAGTCATATCTATTGCAAGAGGTGGAAATGAGTAGACAAATTCGTTGTAGAATGCCAACAAGGCCCCACATGAGGCTGGGATCGGGAGTACATGCGTAAAATTCATCATCATCAGCTCCAACCCCAAATACAATACCAATGGGTGCACCACCTCAAAGTTTAGTATGTAGTTGAGTTCACTTAGGGAACATGTTGGCATTTTATCTCTTATTTCATAGGTTTTATTGAGATGTTGCTTTTGCTTGTATGTGAGGTTGTTTCGAGAGAAAGAATACAAACAATGGTACAATGTAAGACAAGATTTACCTTGAGTTTTTGGGTAGCTGAGGATTTGAATCATTGAGTGTAGTATGATAATTGTGTAGCGGAGGTTAAGCTCGGTACCACGTAAAAAAATTGGATGCCCTACGTTACtcatatttcaaatttctatTGAAGCAAAGGttgtttttaacaatttatatacTGAAGCTTATttcatatacaaatatattagaATACTGAAGatacatttataaataaaataaactcgATTTAACTATTAGAATAGAATGGAATTCAAAGATTTTCTAAATGATTAGTACTTGATATACAACCCTCTCATTCCttctatttacattttttatttcctttggTTGACTTGCAAGGAAATAGCTTCCACCACAGTTACACATCAATACTTGAAAACATTGgcttttttttacaaaagagaatgacataaattaaaattatatatatatatatatatattaagaaaacCTATTAGGCTGAAAATAATTTTGTCCAGCCTAATTGGTTTCTCCTCATGGTGGGGACTACCATCTAAACACGTGTCGCAATCTTAAAGAGATCCAATGGTTTCTCCAGTTTCATCTCAAACCTTCTCCAGCTTCTCTGCTTTGACCACAGGATTAGCGCGTGCAATCTCCTCTCTCCCAACCTTCTTGAAATCGAACGTACACCCGTGATTCTCTGGATACCTATGGGACCCGCAAAATGTAATCTCGCATTTGCATCTGAACCCGGTCAACCCGACCCGTTTCCTGCAAACCATGCATCGAATCGGTTGTTGCTGTTGCGGCCGTTGCTCCGCCACCAGGGCAACCTCCACCGCAGGAACTGGCGATTCTCCAATGAATTCAGGCAGAGTGAACAGCGGAACCTGAGAAACGGATTCGACAACGACTGATGAAGacgaagaagaggaagaaagaGATGATTTGATGGAAGTAGCTCCCTGTTGTTCCTTAAGACGGAAATCTCTATAACATTTAGAGCAAAGATTCATTGTCGCCGGACTTCCGAAAAAGCCGCAGTTGTTAACGCAAAGACGGTGGCCTTCCGGCGTTTGGCATCTATGCTCCTCCGCCATTTTTAGAAAAGATAAAATCTTTCGATCTGCTAAATTtcttgtgaaattaaatttacttGAGGTAAGATCTGCGAGATCTAAAACAGAGATAATCAGGAAAAGAGAAACATGAGAAATGTAAagcaaaaaaattgaaagaaaaagaaagtaccTTGAAAGGAAAAGGTGGAAGGAAGAATGTGAACAAAGGAAATAAAGCGTAAAGAGGCAATCATCTTAAAGGGTGGGAAGGAAGAAGCAACGATGAATAGGGcaataataatcaataatttttaaattttgaaaggcCAAAAATGGAAGTCCAGCGAAGCCGCCTTTGGTTATTCTAATTGCCTGCAAATTAAATATGGCCACGCAAATGGATGCACACACCAAGGAAGAGAGAGACACCAACAATTTAAATGAATCACGCGCACTACTTCTCTTAACCTACGTCTTACCTAATTATCTTCTCACGTGACGGTTTTCCATTTCCTagtataaattttctaaaagaaacagtttttataaatttaatgcttttttaaaataaaaaaaatttatgatcaATTTACTAATATCTATAATTCTCAAACACTTACGTGTTTAAATGTACTCAAacttatactttttaattataattatttaaatacacaaattttatttataaatatatttgtaaggTCTTGAAGAAAATAGAATGAGTAAATGGTGTTGATTGATGAGGTTAATACGTCGAGGGCTTAAGCGGAAGACATCGTGAAAGACGCGCCATTAGGGGCGAGTGGGAGAAGGAAGGTGGTGCGGTTTGGGTGCATGAGCCATGATATGTGGCATGGTTCAGCGGCTAATGATTGAGGGTCTTGACGAAAGTTTAAAAGCTTTGCTCTGTCACTTAAAAAAGTATGGAATCtgctaattaataatttaaatgattatgtAAGATTTGTTTCATTGCCACGTAGGCTTGATTTGgagtagagtttttttttttggtatttaaatttgacTTGGTATCCATACTTAACAGCATCATGTGAATACAtgctttaattaaaaatatataactatttaattaaataaaaattcaaaaatcaaattaatcattaaaatcaaatttaaatttttattattttgtttgcaaAGGCTAAGAAAATACTAAacattttatactaatttattgccttttaacaatttaaaatgagtttttaacAAAGGGTCAGAAAAGTACTTTGGGGTGATAAAGGGTTGAGTTTGGTTgggtattttgaaatttataaatccTCTATCATAGTTTGTTTTGTTATCGATTTTctatattctttttgttttcaattttgtacttattttttaaaaataactttattttatgaattttaaatattatatgataatattttgaagttctttcattaatatttttaaaaaataataagttttcaaaaacttttaaattatctccactattttaaatatatatttttatttctataccataaaaattaaaattacttataaataaaatataaataaaagtcgAATCGATTTTGAGTAACTGTAATTTTTTAACTTGTTATGGTATTCGCCATTACCGACCTGCTACTCGGTTACCCGATTGGAATCGACCCACAACTTACATGGTTTGCATCTTGGAATTCGCATGTGATGAGTTTGCATATGATCCCGTACAAGGCAGGTTCACACCACCATGCAGGTGACCGCCTCCGGACGTACTAACATCCAAAGTGTAAGTACTGCtactaaaaatatgaaattgatgcAGTGTCCGTAAGTATacaggtcaggttgtaatataattttaaaacagaGTTGATAAGTATTTCGATGATCGTACACAAGCGAGGCGAgtactaaataaatattaaccTAAAgttaaatagatctaattagtaatttagataaattatagTATGATGAACATAAAGGGAAAATAATTGcgttttataagaaaataaataagcaTGCAGAAAATCCTAAAATGGGAAaactaatatataaattcaatcaatctAAGCATGGGAGATTAACTCACTTTAGTtgtcataactaattcctatatagagttctattcaatcaactagtcggtACCCTAGCAAGATCTTTCGATTTTTCACCAAACTAATAAGTTGGCAAGAATTAattatctctcaacctcacagtctagactgATTTGGGGCAAGGGGTTTACGGATAGACAatatcaattttgggttaattccacctaaatgacttcctaaggttgtcaagcctagggtttaagttcttcctatccCAAACAATTGATCCACTAAGAAACCCTacataacaattaattaatcacacgtccactcactaatcccacattaagaggattagttcctcatggatcttgTAAGATGTATGAActccataaataaaataaacatgaagaacaaatcaagaataaaactttaagagaatttgatttagttttcaatttttagttcTTATTAGACTTAGGATTTATTTCAGTTTGTTTTTGTTCATGACATTCAGAGAATCTGATTTGTGGATTCAGCCAAACACTCTGTGAATTTATgtgcttcaatttttttaataaaatcataatttctttttaaacttttattcttGATTCATTCTTCATGTTTACTTTATTTATCAAGTTCACATTGTTTATGAAATCCATGAGGAAttaatcctcttatgggggattagtgacTGGAagtgtgattaattaatttctatgtaGGGTTTATTAGCAGATTAGCTATTTGGGATAACCTTAGGTAGTCATCtaggtgagaattaacccaaaattagtaTTGTCTATCCGTGAACCCCTTACTCCAATCCAGTCTGGATTGTAAGGTTGAAAGATAAGTAATTCTTGCGACTCAtcagtttagtggaagatcatgAGATCCCGGTAGGataacgactagttgattgactagaaacccaaaataggaattagttatgactACCGAaacgagctaatcacccatactTAGATTTGGTCGAGTTACACAAGGGtttcattttcactattttatgcatgttttattattttcttataaaacataaatcattttccttttatgtttcgtcgcactataatttatttaaattactagtTAGATTTATTTAGGCTTaggttaatattaatttagtactcgTCTCCTTTAGGTATGATATTCAAAACATTCACATACTTTgctgtaaaaaatatattacaacttgatATGTATACTTACGGACACCGCCTCCAAACCGCATAACATATGGTTTGAAAATTGATTCCGTGTTTTTAGTACCAATATTCACATTCTGAAAGAAGCGTGGAGGGTGACGATTTGAATTCTTTTTGTTGGAATACAATGGTTTTTTAACAGAAAGTGTctcatataataaaatgaaaggtacaataaataaataaacaaagccCATTTTAGCTTTAGAAACGTAAGAATAAACGTCAAATCTCACAAAAGCTAAGATTTGCATCCTGAGAATTCCAAAGCAAACAAAATGGTTTTGAAAGGTGGttacaaatttttaatcaatgGACTATATAAAGTTCTAAGGTGGGCTTACAAAACTTTTATGGGCTTTCAAAATTCATAAACAAAtgagtttttatatttataatttattaattttatttttatattttattattgttcgATTTGGACAGTTGGTTCAATCAGTCTAATCGTTTGAACTAGAAATCAAGACTAGTTCGACCACCAATCTAattctgaaaatatttatttggacTATGAATTTAGGTTGTATATTTGGCTtagttagattttatttttggacttttttttttactttaaataagGTATATGtaattaagattttaaagaattatCAATTGGACTCTATACCGACAATCCTTTCTAACCTATTGATATATCTGTattatttattgatggtttAAAGTGTTACTCTACGTTCAGAGATATAATTGGAATTCCACTTGTAAGACACTTTATTGATGATTTGATATGTATGTTGAAACTTGCAACCTACATCTATCGACAGAATGAATTGTTAGTATTCTTATATCAATTGACATATTCATTACTATAAGGCATATCAACTATTGCAGAATGTATGCTTTAATTGTCGGTCTAGATCCTTGGACTAATTCCAAGAGTCAcattttttgttaataaaagTTTATACCGATGTTACATCTACCAACAGGTTTTCACATTGAAATAGCCCATTTGTTAGtcgaatttttttgtttttaacgATAGTTTTTGAGTCGTCagtatataataattttttttttgtggtttgGATGCTTTTGTAACTTGTTCTTCAAACGACCTAGATGTATGCCATAATTGGCTTCTACTACCTAAGAACTACGCAAAGAGCTTAATTACTAGTGGTCAACTAACtcggagaaaaaaagaaagctaTTCAATAGCTTAGTTAGGATAAAATGTAATTGAGAAAGCCAAGAGGGGATGGTTTTTAGAGAGATTAAGGCTTTCAATGAGTTCACcttgaaaaataagaacaaaggTCTATCACTAATCTGGGTTCGTTAATGGCAATAGTGTTGAATGACAGATATTACCTAAGGTTTTCTTTTTCGGATTCTTCTTTGGGAAGGAATCTTTCGTCAACTTGGCTAAAAATATGGGGATTGTTATATCCCTATTTGCGTTAAGGCACGTAGCAAGCAAAAAAGGCACCCAAATAGTAAGCCTGCCACTAGTGAATCAGGAGGTCACTTGCGAATTCTCTCTCTTGGGACAATTATCCGGACAAGTGCAGGCCATCTGTTGTCGGGTTTCAAAGTTTTCATTAGCAACATTAAGTTATTGGTCATCAAATACCATGTGGGCTCAACTACTTCATACCATCAAGTTGGAATAAATGATAGGATCTGTCCCATTACATACATCCTTATTCCATCGAAGACATCCACCTTGCATGTTCCATAATGATGACTTAATGGCAAGTCTAGCAGTTAACATGACCTTACATAGGACTCTCGTCTATAAATACCTCCAAGAATGAAGAAGAATGGATCAACTCTCCAAGATACCAAGCCTACACTTTGCTAACTCACCTTTAGCCCACAACCTTCATACTCTTCTCATCTTTAGTTTATATAACATCCGACTCTCCTCCCCAACTAGGTGAATCAGCCTCCACAACAATCACCATTCGTTCCTCTATATTGACTCCTTGTTGTATCACTGTATCAACAATTGGTGTGGTGAGCATAGAGAACATGGCTTCACAATCTTAAAGTGGTACCcccactaaattttaaaatatgatatgtatgatatatatcaccaaaatcaaatttcacATGAATATGTCTTGTcacacaaaattttatttaaattgaaatactTTAACAAATATGCAAAACATCTCATAAATTGAGTCACGACatgaaaaatacaaattttctttaattgaaCTATATAGGCgaactattaaaaatataaaattaattaagacaccaaaagaaaataacatagcGAAATAATTAGAACCCAAagctaaatataatattaaaggGTGTTTGGTTTGTCAAATGTAACATTATGACACGTAATATTACATTCCGTAACAAAATTACAGTTTTTGGATTGTCAATGTTGCAATCATATTTAAATCATGAAAGCTAATTTCAGGGTTATAAATATATTAGCCCCTTAATCAACAATTATGGCTTCATCCCAGCTTAGAAGGGAGAGAGATCTAGTTCAAAGTAGATGTGCTCACGAGTCGAGCCCATGCAAGGTATCTAGACCAATTTTCCAAGCTCAAGCCTAGCTTGAAAGATtggtttactttttttttgtctaagtctAGTCCAATTTAAAAAAGGTAAATCCGAGCCTGACCCGGCACgccatatttgaatttttagattaatgtttatttaaaaatataatacacaaAGTgcactaaaaatgctaaaataaaagTCTTCTAACACATTacaaagtatttatattaaaaaatataccataaatataatagatgttttattatattaaaaaacacaaataaatataataaatattttattatattaaataaaatttttaaaattttatattttgggttgggttatttagttgggtaagatttttttttttatttttttaggttttaggtaatgaatttaattgttattgagttagtaaattaatataagtataaatatataattaatataatattttttataacataatatattcagGTCGGCTTGGGTCGAGCTCAGGTCAAAAAATCTTACTCAAGGCCTAGCTCATATAAAAcaatgggttttaaattttacctaaatttatcttttagggTGGATCTTGAAGCCTGAGCGAATAACCCGACCCATAAGTAGGTGTAGTCTAAAGCCTAAAAATAATGTTGCAACTTAAAAAGGGAgtgaaacttaaatttaattgattctaCAGTGAATTATGGAAGATTTTGAATTGCGTAAATCAATGAAATCTACCCTTGTTGCTCAGGTCCCTTCGACTTCTTTCTCCTCGTGTGTAAAGGGCTGGGCTCGGATTCTTGTTTCTTTGTTAGATTGGGCGCTTTGGGCTTGGTTTGGTTGCACCTTTCATATATAAAACTTGAGTCGactttaatgaaaaaaattaagggataaTCATTTTGACCAATTGATGGGCAACTTAGAAAATTGGCACGGAGGAAATGggtaaaacataaaatatcacCTTGGATTAAATTTATGCAAGTTATTTGGTTTGACAAAGATAGTTTTcttgttattatcattatgaaatatataattaagtcTTGGTAGAGGTAATTCCTCGTCTATGGAACTAATCATTTTAGCATTATCTTCTTGCATTTGATGGTCAAATTTGTATATGCCCAAAGTCTAAATATTAGAATTGAATTGTCTTCGTGTGGAATGAAAAGCATCGTGAGAATTACTAGATAGAATATAATGGCTTAGTTAAGTGAGTCAGAGAAATCCAAATATCCGTTGCTAATATTCCAATAACAAAAAGGTTGTTTCCATTTTGTCGATGCGACCGACGAATCCCAAGCACGTCACTTCGAATGATTTCCATCCATCTTTTCTCCACCTCCCAATACCCATTCTATATctatttatacaaatttaattactactatatattattagtatgattatataaaggttaaattttgtcattagtctctctactttataaaagttgtaaatttaattcatgtacttttatttgattattgttaGTCTCTGTACTTTTCATATAACACCACATACCTGATTTAATCGTCAGATTCGAATTATAATatgtcacattcgttgtcgGAGCAACTACGAACAATTTATAAACTAATTCGCATCATTAAACAATCATTTGCGTGCTAATTAAGTATACAAGTGTTGTACATTTATTTTCGGGTCTTATAGGAGTTTACGAAAGTTCTAATGCTAACCTGAGATTGGATTATGACTAAACTgtaatgtttacaaaatttcaagctGACATCGCGACGTCAAGGAGTTCCTCATCGCGACACAACATATTGACTGGGTCTCGTCGTAGTGACCCATGCTCAACGTTTCA
The window above is part of the Gossypium raimondii isolate GPD5lz chromosome 9, ASM2569854v1, whole genome shotgun sequence genome. Proteins encoded here:
- the LOC105799688 gene encoding zinc finger A20 and AN1 domain-containing stress-associated protein 6 isoform X1 translates to MIASLRFISFVHILPSTFSFQDLADLTSSKFNFTRNLADRKILSFLKMAEEHRCQTPEGHRLCVNNCGFFGSPATMNLCSKCYRDFRLKEQQGATSIKSSLSSSSSSSSVVVESVSQVPLFTLPEFIGESPVPAVEVALVAEQRPQQQQPIRCMVCRKRVGLTGFRCKCEITFCGSHRYPENHGCTFDFKKVGREEIARANPVVKAEKLEKV
- the LOC105799688 gene encoding zinc finger A20 and AN1 domain-containing stress-associated protein 6 isoform X2, which produces MIASLRFISFVHILPSTFSFQDLTSSKFNFTRNLADRKILSFLKMAEEHRCQTPEGHRLCVNNCGFFGSPATMNLCSKCYRDFRLKEQQGATSIKSSLSSSSSSSSVVVESVSQVPLFTLPEFIGESPVPAVEVALVAEQRPQQQQPIRCMVCRKRVGLTGFRCKCEITFCGSHRYPENHGCTFDFKKVGREEIARANPVVKAEKLEKV